From the genome of Salvia splendens isolate huo1 chromosome 7, SspV2, whole genome shotgun sequence:
acatttatttaatTCTATTCTATTACCTCAAAATTTATTATTGATGTCATTAATTCTACAAATTACTTAAGAATCACTTGATTTGGTTATTTTCTTTGTAActtcaaataaatgaataaaataacaaatcgagctttgatttcCATATTATATGTAAAACCAATAAAATCTAGCGTGGACTAAATGAGATTAGTGCTTATGGATGATGCACACATAAATATGTAATGGTCAATCTGATGATACCTACTTAGGAGTAAGAATCTGACAGCAAAATTTCTCAGAAAATGTAACCCAGGTTAATTGTTTGTATGCCATACAGTGGAAGGACTTAGTCATTTCCTAAGGCAGGGGTAGTTTAAGTGAATTCTTTTTACAGGGAGTTGAAGATCGATTACCTTCTGAATTGTCTGGTGGGATGAAAAAGAGAGTTGCCCTTGCTCGTTCCATCATTTTTTATACAACAAAGCATGCGATTGAACCCGAGGTATTTTTTGTTCCCCTTTTCTTGTCTACCAAAGAAAATTCTGGTGCTCTGCTTACACATAAAGGTTAAGATTTTATATCTATTTTGGCTTGTATTTTTTGGTGTTTAAGGCATATGCAAGGTATTATCATGAAATACAATTTAATTTGCTTTATCCAAGTAAAAATATCATCAATTTCTTAGTCAACCATGGTGATTGGTGTATACGCCCTTACATTCTGGTATTTATATCTTACTGATATCACATGTTTTTTGAATAGGTGCTCCTATATGACGAGCCAACAGCTGGTCTGGATCCAATTGCATCAACTGTTGTTGAAGATCTCATTCGCTCGGTTCATATGAAAGGTGAGGATGCACTTGGGAAGCCTGGGAAGATTGCATCCTATGTGGTAGTCACTCATCAACATAGCACAATCAAAAGAGCTGTTGATAGGTAGTGGTTAATTTCTAGCCTTTTGAACACAACTTGAGGCTACTTCTTCTCATTCTAATACCAAATACCATATCCAGGCTGTTGTTTTTGTACGAAGGAAGGGCTGTTTGGCAAGGAACGACTCATGAATTCTCTTCCTCAACAAATCCAATTGTTCGACAGGTAAATGTCATTTCTTTCTATGTGCATATTTTCCTTGTGCTACTATCATGTGATTTTATCTGTGGGGATGCAATGAAAGAGTCAAATTTTTTCCAGTATGTTTAGGATCCAAAATGCAAATGAGTAATTATTATGAATCATGATCATCTGAGGTTTCCATATGAACTTTTTCTAGTGTTTAGAGttgttaatatttatattttcccTTCTCAAACTCTAATTTGTGGTTTAATAATGATTCTCATATATGAATTGTGGTTTCAGTTTGCATCTGGGAGCTTGGATGGGCCAATTAGGTATTAGGCATGTGATAGTGTTTATTTCTGGGGTATTAtgtttctcattttattttgtaatttcaGCATGTTATTTTACTTTGTATGCTGGGTGTAGCATCCAATcccattttaaaatattttgatgCTATTTTTAATGTTCTGTTAACACGTGAGGAATAATAATAGCATCGATTGCATAGTGTGTTATAGAATCTAATCATGGTTTTTCAAGATTGTTTTTTGCACTATACCAAATCGAATTTGATTTGACTCTCAGTTGAAAATGGACAAGATAAAACAATTAACATAGCAAAACAAGACAAAATTTATGTAGTTAATAAGTAAACACAAGGTAATCAATCTTTTCCGGATTTAGATCTTCGAGAAGCAGCACAATCTCACACCCcaccattttattaaaaaagaaattaatattttaatactatattttatgattaaattaaatagCATGGTGTGAGAGACATCTTTGCTTGTCTTCACAGCGAGGGATCCAAATCCTTTGTTTTCCACCATAAAAATCACTAGTTCTCGGTCTGCAACATGTAGAATTTATGGTTAGACCATAACAACAAAGATCAATATAACCTGTATAGAAACTAACAAAACTAGTTACACACAAAATCCTCACTGAAGTCAGTCCCTGTTCACTCCCATATATAAGTAGCATCACAGGCTGTCCCTTCCCATTGCAAGATGACTCCTCGTGGCAGAGACCCGGGTTGCCTGCAAATGCCCTCAGTAGCCCTGCCTTGTGGGATGATCCCTGAGAGACAGTTATGTTATGTGATTGATTGCTTCGAATGTAATCAACCAGCTCCGTAGGGATCCATTCAGCATGCTATGTGAGATGGACAAAAATCCAAGCTAGGACCATGTGGATACAGCATGGAGGAATCTCAGCAGAGATATGATCCCTCCCCAGAGTTTCTGTTGTTGCTATATCCTCAAACTATTCATTGCATGGAGGAATCTCAGCAGAGATTTTGTTGTTGTTCAGCTTCAATGCCAGCAACTGAAAGCAACCAacattattgatgatgatgaaaataataaaaaagaatatcaagaattagacatggcatccaaaGCAATTACAAGTTTTGGGAGTGAGAGAACAGATCCAAAGGGCCTCTTTGGAATGTTGCAATTGATAGCATAGCAGCATGGAGATGGCAAACAGTAGCTTCTGCTTTCACCTCCACAGAAGTGCAAAGTGAACAAATCTGAAAGCTCCCCAACTCCTTGTGCTATCATTCACATCACCATCATCTCCTTCCCCAGCGGCACCATATCTTCTGCCGCCACCTGCAACCATTTTTTATCACCAACACTCCTTTTCTAGATAGGGTTTTTTCACAATCAACCTGTCTTCTGATACACACAGAGAAAATAAAAGTGGCGGAGAGAGAAACTTACCATAAATAATCTAAGTTGTTGATGGAGACTAGAGATGAATAAAAGAATCAGCACACACCAGAAAATTCCACGAATAATTGCATGCATTTCTTACTGCCTGTGATGTTCTTCAAAAAGGAATTAAAAGGGTCGACAAAAGAAGCAGGAAATTGGCAGTGATGAACTGTAATCTGGAAGGAGAGATGGAAGTAGATCTTTTTTGTTGAGGGAAGTGATAGTGATTGGGTATGAACATGCATCTAACTATATTgctagatactccctccgtccagcaatagCAGTCCCATTTCTCcagggcacgggttttaagaaagttttggagtgtgtaataaatggtgTGTGATAGTGGAATTTAGGCCCCACCTAAATTGTTTTAAACCTTTTTTCTTTAGCTTGCATACAACAAGCTGCCAAATTTTTTTGTTGGTTTGCATACAACAATGCAGCACGTTTCCATATCAGTTCATGGAATGACAAATATAATTTTAGGCTGCCAAAATTAAAAATGGACATAAAACAtggaaaattgaatttaaaaagaacactcaacataaaaaaatgcCTTCCATTACAAATTGATCAAAATGAGGTGAACCACCCACCATCGACGGTATAGCTTCTAGATCTGGGGTTTCAAGGTACATAGGGGGCTGGGAATCGGTCCAGGAAGGGACTTCGACCGTCGGAGTTTCAGGAACAACGGTAGACATCGAATCACCCTCCTCCCACGAGTATGTGGGGATAGGCGACAGGTGGGTTGCAATAGGAGTCGGGATCGACCCCTCCGACGTGTCGAAGGTCCACTCCGGTGCCGGATTCAGACGAGGCCAACGTGGAAATTGAATACGATTTCCGGCCGAATCTAACCCATAGATGGGGGATAGGGGTGGAGAGGGTACATTATCCATGTACGGTCGACTggggaagaggaggaggaggcggcgatttggaggaggaagaggaggcggCGTGGATTAGGGTTTCCAcagaggaagaggaaggagaGCGAATAAGAACGCGAGTGAGAGAATGAGggtgagagagtgagagagtgaCGACAAAATTGGGGATGGGGGGTGTTTTTTTAATGGCTTTTGTGTAAATTATGAATTGGGGGAGGgtaattaatttatctaaatatggtaagtagaaccgggactcctattcccgGACGTCCCAAaacggaaaaacgggactcctattgctggacggagggagtaataaataaagtAGTTTTGGTTTGAATGTGTGTATAAGGGGGGAGGAAAGGTTGGGGTTTAATTGTATTCAATAAACCAAAAAGAAGAAATGCTAAAGTTTGCAGATGGGCATTTCGCACCTATGGTATGTCTTGCTTTCTTCGGGCATGGTACAAATGGAAGAGAAAGAGAGCTGCAGCAGCATCAAAGTAAAATTTGTTGCAACTTTTTAAACACACAGATTTCCCTAGGTCCAATAATCTTCTTTCTACaagtacatttttttttattaaaagagCCTCCATGCCAGGAAGGACACTTGTACACAAGTATAATACCATGCAAGTTTTAACACATCAAACATGTATATGAAAGAGTAACGGAACAAGCAAAGAGAGACAACACCCTGACAAAGATGGCTATTGCAATCAAACACCTCTAGTGATTCAAGAAATTAGAAATGGTGAAGTCATGTGAGGAAAAATTTATGTCTTAATTTTGTAGAATACCTGCTATTTGCCCCTCTAGAAAAATATACTGCTACATGGGATAAGTGAAGCACGCCACTTTTTCCTTCCGCTGTTTCTTTGCAGATCCTAATTGATCAGTATAGCAATCTCTGAGCTGCTCatgagaaattaaaaaatatttcaacttAGGTTGACCATACTTCCTTGTAGGTTCAGTGTGTGGAAGCAAGCATAGGTAGAGCTCTACACAGAGATAATTATGAACTtgaaaacttttcaaaattcaaaagaaTTAATAAAGCAGACAGATAGATATCACAAGTTACCTGATTCTGTTTTGGCACAGCAAAACATGATCTTTAGCTTTCTCAATGAATTGCTTTCAATCATGGAACAATTACCCCTGGACTTTGGCACTTATGGAAAGATATAGTATCTTTTTTTCATGGTTTTATCTATAAGTCTGATCAGATTATGTTAGAACTCAATCACATACAACCTGAATCAATGTAGGTTGAATTAAAAACACTTGCTTCCAGTCCCTTCCCATTTCCATAGAACATATGACCCACAAACCATACTTAAATTAGACAAACCACAAAAATAGGTTATACTTAGTTAGACGTGTCTGGATATAGATCCAGTGCACTTTTCTTACTTCAATAGATCCAGTGCACTTTTCTTACTTCTACATCAATACTGTTTAATAGAAACCTATTGGTCATAAAATACCATACATATTGCTGACACAGAAAATTACTAGCCTAATCATAATTGACAGTTAATAGCACatatcataaattcataattacCTAATCGTTTGACCACTAACATGGTCAATGAAGAGAGACATTAGATTCCTGATAGAAAAACTAAAGAAGCAAAAAATTGGTAATAAGTGAATACTAACACCTTAGCTTATCAAAATTATGCTCACAATTTGTGATAATCCTCACTAATAACCATTACACGAATGGATGTAGCATGAGTTCCAGACAAATAGGACATTAACATTAATCAGTAGAAAAAGATGCCTAAAAAATTAGTGCAGAGATAATTATGCTCATGTTACCAAAGTAATGCTCGGAAACTTTATGATAATTCTCACTAATGATAATGAAATGGAGGGGACATAGCAAGCATTTTAAACACCGAGGAAATCAACCATAATCAGCAGAAATAGCTATTAGCACAAGGAATGACCCTGTATAGTTTTGGGAAGACTATTGCCGAGAGAGGCAAACCCTGCTGCAAAACAAAATGCTCAGAAGACCGTCAGAAGTGATagaaatatatgaaaatgatgACGGCtctaaaaaaatttgaaacatCCACCACTGCCTTTTAACAGATGTGATAACATTTGCAGATTTATACATTGCAGCAAGTTTAAGTAGTGACTCTAGTCAATTGAACTGCATCTTCAGAAAAGCAGATCGACTTGGAATTGAATTATGTACATCTCCAGCCAGGGAAATGAATATACAGGAAGctgttatttatttatcttccaAAGTAAATAGGACAATAACTCAATTACTTTTGGAAGAAATATTTTCACTCTGAGTCAGTGTTATTGTCACCCGAGGATTTTTGTATAGTCTCTGACAAAGAGAGCCGCCTATTTCTTGTGGAGCTTGTGTCGATGAGTCCATCTGGGGAGAAATTTATTGGAACTGTTCCCGGTGAAGATGCCAAAAACCGACGAACAACTGTGGGGTCAGTTGATGATGAGGCAGGGGTATTGTATGCAAAAACTCTCATGGGGTGGTCAAATTTGCAACTTGGACCAAACTTGCAGATACCATATCGCGAGTAGAATACACATAGAGGCTCCCCCTACAACCAACAACAAAGAAATATATTTGAAAGGTAAAAAATGCTGACTTTGAAAAATAA
Proteins encoded in this window:
- the LOC121741676 gene encoding protein TRIGALACTOSYLDIACYLGLYCEROL 3, chloroplastic-like isoform X4, giving the protein MPRCLQILWGKAHTKRHGEAVGIIGPSGTGKSTILKIMAGLLAPDKGEVLIRGRRRHGLISDEELSGLRIGLVFQSAALFDSLTVRENVGFLLYENSTMPADKIAELGTETLAAVGLKGVEDRLPSELSGGMKKRVALARSIIFYTTKHAIEPEVLLYDEPTAGLDPIASTVVEDLIRSVHMKGEDALGKPGKIASYVVVTHQHSTIKRAVDRLLFLYEGRAVWQGTTHEFSSSTNPIVRQVNVISFYVHIFLVLLSCDFICGDAMKESNFFQYV
- the LOC121741676 gene encoding protein TRIGALACTOSYLDIACYLGLYCEROL 3, chloroplastic-like isoform X3 — encoded protein: MLFSDYTHFLQGAHIDGEDEDGSDVLIECRDVYKSFGEKHILRGVSFKIRHGEAVGIIGPSGTGKSTILKIMAGLLAPDKGEVLIRGRRRHGLISDEELSGLRIGLVFQSAALFDSLTVRENVGFLLYENSTMPADKIAELGTETLAAVGLKGVEDRLPSELSGGMKKRVALARSIIFYTTKHAIEPEVLLYDEPTAGLDPIASTVVEDLIRSVHMKGEDALGKPGKIASYVVVTHQHSTIKRAVDRLLFLYEGRAVWQGTTHEFSSSTNPIVRQVNVISFYVHIFLVLLSCDFICGDAMKESNFFQYV